From the Billgrantia sulfidoxydans genome, one window contains:
- a CDS encoding malate dehydrogenase, which yields MKDPVRIAITGGAGQISYSLIFRIAAGDMLGPDQPVILQLLEIPQAMDALNGVVMEVNDCAFPLVQDIVATDDPNVAFKDADFALLVGARPRGPGMERKDLLEANAAIFSVQGKALNDNASRNVRVLVVGNPANTNALIASCNAPDLSPRQFTAMTRLDHNRALTQLAQKTGKRVTDVESMIIWGNHSATQYPDLAHTKVAGKPAFELVERDWYENDFIPTVQQRGAAIIKARGASSAASAASSAIDHMRDWALGTDQVVSMAIPSDGSYGIAEGIIYSYPVRCQNGDYEIVQGLEIDEFSRAKMQATENELREERAAVEHLLG from the coding sequence GTGAAAGATCCCGTACGTATTGCCATTACCGGCGGTGCCGGCCAGATCAGCTACTCCCTCATCTTCCGTATCGCGGCAGGCGATATGCTGGGCCCCGATCAGCCCGTCATCCTCCAGCTGCTCGAGATCCCGCAGGCCATGGATGCGCTGAACGGCGTGGTGATGGAGGTGAACGACTGCGCCTTCCCGCTGGTGCAGGACATCGTTGCCACCGACGATCCCAACGTCGCCTTCAAGGACGCCGACTTCGCCCTGCTGGTGGGTGCGCGTCCGCGCGGCCCGGGCATGGAGCGCAAGGACCTGCTGGAAGCCAACGCGGCGATCTTCTCCGTGCAGGGCAAGGCGCTCAACGACAACGCCAGCCGCAACGTGCGCGTGCTGGTGGTGGGCAACCCGGCCAACACCAATGCGCTGATCGCTTCCTGCAACGCGCCGGACCTCAGCCCGCGTCAGTTCACCGCGATGACACGCCTCGACCACAACCGCGCCCTGACCCAGCTGGCGCAGAAGACCGGCAAGCGCGTCACCGACGTCGAGAGCATGATCATCTGGGGCAACCACAGCGCCACCCAGTACCCTGACCTGGCCCACACCAAGGTGGCCGGCAAGCCGGCCTTCGAGCTGGTCGAGCGCGACTGGTACGAGAACGACTTCATCCCCACCGTGCAGCAGCGCGGCGCGGCGATCATCAAGGCGCGTGGCGCCTCTTCCGCCGCTTCCGCCGCCTCATCCGCCATCGACCACATGCGCGACTGGGCGCTGGGCACCGACCAGGTGGTGAGCATGGCGATCCCGTCCGACGGCAGCTACGGCATCGCCGAGGGCATCATCTACTCCTATCCGGTGCGCTGCCAGAACGGCGACTACGAGATCGTCCAGGGGCTCGAGATCGACGAGTTCAGCCGTGCCAAGATGCAGGCCACCGAGAACGAGCTGCGTGAAGAGCGCGCCGCGGTCGAGCATCTGCTGGGCTAA